A window of Nicotiana sylvestris chromosome 8, ASM39365v2, whole genome shotgun sequence genomic DNA:
CTTGACTCGCATAGTATTCTCTATTTCCCAAGTAGCTTCTTCAAATGTATTATTTCGCCATAAGACTTTTACGAACTCAATTTCTTTTGACCGTAgctttcttacttgcctatcaaCAATAGCCATCGGTTCCTCCTCGTAAGACAACTTCTCATTAAGCGGTATAATAGGTGCTTCAAGCACCCGAGATGAGTCTGATATACATTTCCTTAGCATTGAGATATGAAACATTGGATGAATAAAGAACAACTCAGGAGGAAGTGCCAAACGATAAGCCACAGCTCCCACTCGGTCTAGTACCTCATACAGTcctataaacctggggctcaacttgcctCTTTTCCCAAATTGCATCACACTTTTCATAAGAGAGACTCGTAGGAACACTTTGTCCCCAATTGTGAATACtaaatctcttcttctcttatcaGCATAAAACTTTTGTCTACTTTGAGCTGCAAGCAATCTCTGTCTGATCAGCTAGACCTTGTCCATAGCTTCTTGTACTAAGTCAGGTCCTAATAAGTTAGACTCACCAGCTTCAAACcatccgataggagaacgacatatTCTACCATACAATGATTcgtacggtgccatttgaatactagactggaagctattgttgtaagcaaattcagctACAGGTAGATAAGTATCTCAACTacctccaaactcaagaatgcaagccctcaacatatcctccaagatctgtatAGTACGCTCAAACTGTCCATCTAtctgtggatgaaatgcagtgctaaAATCTACTCGTGTACCCAATGCTTCTTGAAAAGATTTCCAAAAGTGTGAGGTAAATTGTGATCTTCTATCAGAGATAATGGATATTGGAACTCCGTGAAGTCGGACAATTTCATTTATAAATATCTGTGCATACCTCACTCCATTATATGTAGTCTTCACTGGTAAAAAGTGTGTTGATTTCGTcagtcgatctacaatcacccatacAGAGTCATAACCTCTAAGGGTTCGTGGTAGCCCGATGACAAAATTCATAGTAATTCTTTTCCGTTTCTACTCCGGAATCTCAATTTGTTGTAACATTCCTGCGGGTCGCTGATGCTCAGTCTTGACCTGCTGACAAGTCAAACAACTAGAAACAAAgttagcaacatctttcttcataccTTCTCACCAATAAAATTGCTTCAGGTCATTGTACATTTTTGTGGATCCAGGATGTATAGTGTATTTGGAGTTGTGGGCTTCTTCAAGAATAGCATGTTTCGACTCATCTACGTCTGCTACACATAGCCTGTCACCCATTCGAAGCACACCATCACTTTTAACAATCATATCCTTGCTTTTACCAGCTAAGGCCTCATTTCTGTATTTGCATAATCTCTTATACTCATATTGGGTGGCCTTAATGCGCTCAACTAATGAATACTTAGCTTGAGCACAAGCCAACAATGCCTCTGAATTTCTGACACTAAATTTGATACCTGTATCTTCTAGTCTCTGAATATCTTTGGCCAAAAGTCTCTTTGCAGGAGCTATatgtgccaaactccccatagattttctactcaatgcattagccaccacattggcttttccaggatgatacaaaatagaacAATCATAGTCTTTGAGTAGTTCCATCCAACGACGTTGCCGAATATTTAGATCTCTCtactgaaagatatactttagacttttatggtcagtataaatctcacaagtttcGCCGTGTAGATAATATCTCCAAATTTTTAGAGCAAATACCACTGCAGCCATCTCCAAATCATGTGTAGGATAGTTTTGCTCATGCTTTTTCAATtgtctcgaagcataagcaataacgcAACCATTTTGCATGAGAACACATCCTAATCCCCCCCTCGATGTGTCACAGAACACCGTAAATCCTCTAGAACCTGATGGTAAGGCTAATGTTGGTGCAGTTGTCTGACACgttttgagtttctgaaagctctgCTCACATTCCTCCGTCTACTGAAACTTTGCATTTTTTGTGTTAGCTTAGTCAGTGGCGCTGCTATTCTGGAGAAATCCTGCACAAAATGCCTGTAATAGCCTGCTAAGCCCaaaaagctgtgaatctctgtaGAAGAAGTAGGCCTGAGCCATTTCTGCACAACTTCTtatcttcttaggatctaccataattccatctttggatacaacatgccccagAAATG
This region includes:
- the LOC104243148 gene encoding uncharacterized protein, producing MNFVIGLPRTLRGYDSVWVIVDRLTKSTHFLPVKTTYNGVRYAQIFINEIVRLHGVPISIISDRRSQFTSHFWKSFQEALGTRVDFSTAFHPQIDGQFERTIQILEDMLRACILEFGAQSRQKFYADKRRRDLVFTIGDKVFLRVSLMKSVMQFGKRGKLSPRFIGLYEVLDRVGAVAYRLALPPELFFIHPMFHISMLRKCISDSSRVLEAPIIPLNEKLSYEEEPMAIVDRQVRKLRSKEIEFVKVLWRNNTFEEATWEIENTMRVKYPHLF
- the LOC138876145 gene encoding uncharacterized protein yields the protein MQNGCVIAYASRQLKKHEQNYPTHDLEMAAVRDLNIRQRRWMELLKDYDCSILYHPGKANVVANALSRKSMGSLAHIAPAKRLLAKDIQRLEDTGIKFSVRNSEALLACAQAKYSLVERIKATQYEYKRLCKYRNEALAGKSKDMIVKSDGVLRMGDRLCVADVDESKHAILEEAHNSKYTIHPGSTKMYNDLKQFYW